A window of the Dioscorea cayenensis subsp. rotundata cultivar TDr96_F1 chromosome 14, TDr96_F1_v2_PseudoChromosome.rev07_lg8_w22 25.fasta, whole genome shotgun sequence genome harbors these coding sequences:
- the LOC120276416 gene encoding uncharacterized protein LOC120276416, with protein sequence MENEVENGDLLDLNCQLSQTSINWKQELERHQSQVETLQERFMEVKTSIQCSENDSKEELALLWRRVNTTSTLLTYLKSKARIMAVPHLAHTSCGIKHQEGVGYVDRNGIPISDWSKDFDLSSFESLDDETLLRGDRKSQSFDSNDGSYIGEILTSARMVTDVMESLVKRAIMAETEAAFEKEKVNLGMEEIKKKTRQIESMSAKVEEMEKFALGTNGILNEMRQKVEDMVQETSRQRQRAAENEQELCRVKQDFEALRSYVSSLISVRETLISSEKQFQSLEKLFDKLITKTTHLENEKAQKEAEVQKLMEENVRLYALLDQKEAQLLAMNEQCKFMALSNHGI encoded by the exons ATGGAGAATGAAGTTGAGAATGGTGACCTGCTAGACCTTAATTGTCAGCTTAGTCAGACAAGCATAAACTGGAAGCAAGAGTTAGAGCGCCATCAATCTCAAGTTGAAACATTACAAGAAAGATTTATGGAGGTAAAGACTAGCATCCAATGTTCTGAGAATGACTCAAAGGAAGAGTTGGCACTTCTTTGGCGTAGGGTTAACACGACGTCTACATTACTGACTTACTTGAAATCAAAAGCTAGAATTATGGCTGTTCCACATTTGGCCCATACTTCATGTGGGATAAAGCATCAAGAAGGGGTGGGGTATGTTGACAGAAATGGCATCCCAATATCTGATTGGTCTAAAGATTTTGACCTCTCTTCATTTGAAAGTTTGGATGATGAAACACTGCTGAGAGGTGATCGGAAGAGTCAATCTTTTGATTCCAATGATGGATCATATATTGGTGAAATCCTAACTTCTGCTCGAATGGTGACTGATGTTATGGAGTCTCTTGTGAAACGGGCCATTATGGCAGAAACTGAAGCTGCTTTTGAGAAAGAGAAAGTTAATTTAGGTATGgaggaaataaaaaagaagaccCGCCAAATTGAGAGTATGTCAGCCAAGGTTGAAGAGATGGAGAAGTTTGCTTTGGGCACAAATGGTATTTTGAATGAGATGAGGCAAAAAGTTGAAGATATGGTACAAGAAACATCCAGACAAAGACAGAGAGCTGCAGAAAATGAACAGGAGCTGTGTCGTGTTAAGCAGGATTTTGAAGCATTGAGATCTTATGTTAGCAGTCTCATCAGTGTCAGGGAAACTCTTATTTCCTCAGAGAAACAATTCCAATCACTGGAGAAGCTTTTTGACAA ATTAATCACCAAGACTACTCACTTGGAGAATGAGAAGGCTCAAAAGGAGGCTGAAGTGCAGAAGCTTATGGAGGAAAATGTTAGACTTTATGCTCTACTTGATCAGAAAGAAGCACAATTGCTTGCCATGAATGAGCAATGCAAATTCATGGCCTTGAGCAACCATGGGATTTAG